From one Rosa rugosa chromosome 4, drRosRugo1.1, whole genome shotgun sequence genomic stretch:
- the LOC133741806 gene encoding disease resistance protein RPV1-like, with translation MKPSEPSSSSSSFPSPLPSSSSSQDWIYDVFLNFRGEDTRYGFTDHLYEALNVAGVRTFRDDKGLRIGENISEELVRIIQVCRISLIVFSENYADSSWCLEELVHIMECRKTLGQLVFPIFYHVDPSDVRHQRGSFEMAFGNTGDEFDDIFSGKYLAILRWSAALLEAANLAGWHLRLDESEVETIKRIVKQIRSRLNTTYLNVAKYPVGIDQHVEDISKCLGDVGSDNNDVRMVGIWGMGGIGKTAVAKAIYNKFYHDFDSRSFLEDVRETAKDLGGIIALQERLLSDVLKPTKIEVGNVARGINVIKQQLERKKVLVIVDDVNDKEQLDALACERNSFGQGSIIIITTRDRLLLQQLQVHLIHPIREMPEGSAFELFSRHAFQGKWPPRGFDDLSRSVVAYCGGLPLALEVLGSFLFGRGKGEWNGTLQKLKKFPDAKIQSKLRISYDAMDWSQKEIFLHISCFLIGMDKNHAIQILEGCDLSAESDISVLLHRCLLTVSEKNKLKMHDLLRDMGREVVRLEFPTLPEKRSRLWCEKDIIEVLTDDSGTEGTEGLALKLQRSNNMSFSTESFRKMRLKLLQLNYVQLTGDCDKFAKKLRWLCLRGFSQEIIRNEFLNERNLVSIDLRYSNLVRVWEYSGLLKTLKILNLSHSHNLTQSPDFSNLPNLEYLILKDCKSLSEIHESVGRLERLAVVNLKDCIMLKDLPKSFYELQSVKTLVLSGCSGFANLDEDIGKMISLRTLLVSGTSITEIPSSVQRLLPRLDFSSRDSLKQQTTGPSHD, from the exons ATGAAGCCATCGGAACCatcatcgtcgtcgtcatcgTTCCCATCACCGCTACCTTCCTCATCGTCCTCACAAGACTGGATCTACGACGTGTTTTTGAACTTCAGAGGTGAGGACACCCGCTACGGCTTCACGGACCACCTTTATGAGGCATTAAATGTTGCCGGAGTCAGGACGTTTAGGGATGACAAGGGACTAAGAATAGGGGAGAACATATCAGAGGAATTGGTGCGGATAATCCAAGTGTGTAGGATCTCTCTCATCGTCTTCTCAGAGAACTATGCGGATTCAAGTTGGTGTCTTGAGGAGCTGGTGCACATCATGGAGTGTAGAAAAACACTGGGGCAGTTGGTTTTCCCAATATTCTATCATGTTGATCCTTCTGATGTCAGGCATCAGAGGGGTAGTTTTGAAATGGCATTCGGAAACACGGGGGACGAATTTGATGACATTTTCAGTGGGAAATATTTAGCTATACTTCGTTGGAGTGCTGCTCTTCTAGAAGCTGCAAATTTGGCTGGCTGGCATCTTCGTTTGGATGA GAGTGAAGTAGAGACTATCAAACGCATAGTCAAGCAGATAAGAAGCAGGCTAAACACTACATACTTAAACGTCGCCAAGTACCCGGTGGGAATAGACCAACACGTTGAAGATATTAGTAAGTGTTTAGGTGATGTTGGATCAGATAATAATGATGTTCGCATGGTCGGAATTTGGGGTATGGGTGGAATTGGCAAAACAGCAGTTGCAAAAGCCATCTATAACAAATTCTATCATGACTTTGACAGTAGAAGTTTCCTAGAAGATGTTAGGGAAACTGCAAAGGACCTAGGTGGTATTATAGCTCTGCAAGAAAGACTTCTTTCTGATGTCTTAAAACCTACCAAGATAGAGGTAGGTAATGTTGCCAGAGGGATCAATGTGATAAAACAACAACTTGAAAGGAAAAAGGTACTTGTCATTGTTGATGATGTGAACGATAAGGAACAATTAGATGCATTAGCGTGTGAACGTAACTCCTTTGGTCAAGGAAGTATAATTATTATAACAACAAGAGATCGACTTTTGCTTCAGCAACTGCAAGTGCATCTTATACATCCAATTCGAGAAATGCCTGAAGGATCCGCTTTTGAGCTCTTCAGTAGGCATGCATTTCAAGGTAAGTGGCCGCCTCGAGGATTTGATGACCTCTCCAGAAGTGTGGTTGCTTACTGTGGAGGTTTACCTCTGGCTCTTGAAGTTTTAGGGTCTTTTCTCTTTGGAAGGGGGAAGGGAGAATGGAATGGCACATTGCAGAAATTAAAAAAGTTTCCTGATGCCAAAATTCAGTCAAAGCTCAGAATTAGCTATGATGCAATGGATTGGAGCCAGAAGGAGATATTCCTCCATATATCTTGTTTCCTCATTGGAATGGACAAGAACCATGCCATACAAATACTTGAGGGCTGTGATCTTTCCGCAGAATCAGATATCAGTGTCCTGCTTCACCGTTGCCTTCTTACTGTTAGTGAAAAAAATAAGCTCAAGATGCATGATTTGCTTAGGGACATGGGCAGAGAAGTTGTTCGTTTAGAATTCCCTACACTCCCTGAAAAGCGTAGTAGATTGTGGTGTGAGAAAGATATAATAGAAGTACTCACTGATGATTCT GGAACTGAAGGGACCGAAGGACTTGCGTTAAAGTTGCAAAGATCTAACAATATGAGTTTCAGTACAGAATCATTTAGAAAGATGAGACTGAAATTGCTCCAACTCAACTATGTACAGCTCACTGGAGACTGCGATAAGTTTGCCAAAAAGTTAAGATGGCTCTGCTTGCGAGGGTTCTCTCAAGAGATCATACGCAATGAGTTTCTTAATGAACGAAACCTGGTTTCCATCGACCTGCGGTACAGCAATCTCGTACGAGTTTGGGAGTATTCAGGG CTGCTTAAGACACTGAAGATACTTAATCTCAGTCACTCACATAACCTAACACAATCACCGGACTTTTCAAATCTCCCAAATCTCGAGTATTTGATACTGAAAGACTGCAAGAGTTTGTCAGAGATTCATGAGTCTGTTGGACGTCTTGAAAGACTTGCCGTGGTAAATCTCAAAGACTGCATAATGCTCAAGGACCTTCCAAAGAGTTTTTATGAGTTGCAATCAGTCAAAACTCTTGTTCTTTCTGGCTGTTCGGGATTTGCGAATTTGGATGAGGATATAGGGAAGATGATATCATTGAGAACTCTTCTCGTAAGTGGCACATCCATAACTGAGATACCATCCTCTGTACAAAGACTATTGCCTCGCCTGGACTTTTCATCTCGAGACAGCTTGAAACAACAGACCACAGGACCTAGCCATGACTAA